The sequence TCTCCGTCAACCTGCGGtaaccatctaccatttgtcaacGACGAAACCAGGGCTTTGAACTTGTACAAAGCGTTGGGATCCACACCGTACTCACGACATACTTGCGCATATCCCGAGGtagagtaggggttctcgtacTGGGAAAAGCCTTCTTCGTAGGGCATAGGCACCTTTATTCTCGCGAGAATACGCCTCATATGGTAATAGACATGAAATTAAATATCGAGTTAACGAGGGGTACGGAGCCGCTCATATGCTTGGCAGAGATCTCTAACGCCGTTGTCGCGTAATGGCAAGCGAAATTCACCTGGATGTTCCAATAGTCCAAGGCTCGCCCCTCCCAATTTACATTTACAGGATCGTTCAACAGATTAGTGGGAACTTTGATGGGGTACTTGGTGAACTGTGGGAAGGCCACGGAAATGTGCTGAGTCGTAGACACGTAGAGGTCCTGATACTCCAAGTTAGTTACACCGAGAGATCACTCTCCTCTGTTGGACTTGGACTATAAATATTCATCTTTTCTTCAAAGAAAGATGAAACAACTATATATCAGTGATATCGAAAATCCTACGATTTTTGATGAATACCTAGAGCAGGACACGAGGATCGCTCTGAAATCCATCAGCATTCGATCTATGTGGCTaaatattttcgaaaaaaagAATGATATCAAGATTCATAAAGCGGTGCCCGGATCGACCGATGATGGGAACTTTAATTTTGGAGCTTTTGAAGCCCTCATAGAGATAGAGAAGGGTCTATATAGGATCGAGGATCTCGCTGCCATAGTCAACAATCAAGCAGGGAACAGGATCAAGCTCTTTGTACTCAGGAATGGAGCGTGCAGGGTTAGGGTTAGCAAAGGGTACATTGCGATAGTCGATAAATCACTACTGGACCTTATGGGTTATAATCTTCATACCGAAGCAATGTTTACCGAGGGCGACCATGACAGCTTTTACAAGACTGACGTCTACCAGCGGCTGAAACTCGCTTGTCACCAACTCGATGAAGATTATTGCCTGATTAATGGAAAACAATCAAAGATACTAGCAATGCTTGCAACGAAGGAGTTAACTAATTGGGGAGATATGTTGACGTGGGATTTCGAGAACCCCGtataccttcctttgaaaggttCAACGGATCGCCTTGAGTTTATGTTGACGGATGAACATCATCATGATAAGAACGTTTTATTCATGGGTATAACCATCCAATTGCTTATAGAATAAATATGAcagatattacaaagctttatcCGAGCCTACCTTCAGCACCTCCAGACGGTACGGAGGAGGACAGTTCACAAATCTATAGACTGAAGAAAATCGAAGAAGTGGAACAATACCTGCGGGCTGAGATTAAAGAGCGTGACAAACTcgccaaaaagtttaaaatgcatgaTACGTGGGTTAGATACATGGATCATGGGTTACTAGCGGTAAGTGTGATAACTTCAGGCGTTGGCATTGGGACCCTTGTATCTGGGATCGGTGTAGCACTAGCCGTGGCCATGGGTGGAATTACAATTGCCGTAGGGTTGGGACAAGCGGGTCTACGGAATGCGGGGAAGAGGTTAGGTGTCAAGAGTAAGAAGCATGAGAGCATCAGACTACTGGCAGAAACCAAATTGAACTCTATCGTTGACTTGATCTCTAAAGCTGTGGAGAATGGTATTATTAGCGACCATGAGTTCAGCTTAATCATGCAGGAGAAACAGAAGTACATGCTGCTGAAGGAGCAAGCTCGACAACAAACACGCAAAATCGTGGACTCTATCAATGAACGGGAGAGACAGCAGCTTGTAGCCAAAGGGCGTGAGAAGGCAAAAGATGAACTgctcaaaaaacttcaatctgcgcagtatgtcagcgCTATTTAGAGGCACCACCTAAAAATTCataatttaatgttttgtaaaaaaaacactaaatgacACAAATCACTTCACCGGTACTAGAATCAACCATGAAATCTCCATCGAATATTACAGttcgtttttgttttgcttctaAATTTCTGATATATTCATCGAGTATTTTCATAGCTGTGAATTCTAAGCATTGTTTACAATGAGGTCCAAGGGTTTGCGTTGAAACATCTCtatattttaccttttttaatCACAGCGATAAGATTAGCTCTCTTGAGAGTGGAGTATCCACTTATACCTAGTTCTCTGGCCTCTTTTTTCAAatcgtttatttatttatatcacAACAAATGGTTCATCGTCGTTATCTGAATCAATAAGATGTCGTTTCCTTAAGGTTACAGGTAGCGGCTTATATTTGCACTTTTCAAGCAAGACCTGGATGAAATGCTTGGATCCCTGTCGATAAatgctggatatttttaaaatacatctgCATTCGCAGGGCTGCTTCAGTGGTACTGGTTGATCATAAAAATCAGTTGTCACCTCACCTTCCCATTCCTTGACCTTTGTGTTCAGATACTGATCGTTTTTTACTGGTGAGGTTGAGAATTCACTACAATATAATTTTTCAATCTTGGCTAGGATAATCTGATTTTTATCCAACCATTCTTGATGATTATGTATAGCAAATGACATTGTAAGTGACGAGCCATCAACGTATCTGGATGGACCGTTGCTATATAGACCTCTCGGTGTTCGAATTAATAGCAAAGATATCTTACTATTATGTTTATAGCCTACTACGAACCTAGCATCTTTGCCTTTGTTGGCTTTAATAGGATCGCTGAGTACGATATTCTCAAGCTGAACCTCATCGATGCTTAGTACTGATGGCTCATTATAGAAGGCCCTGGTTTCAATATTATTTCCATAAAATTTGAACATCCCTTTATTTatgcaaattggactccaactaAGGGTTTTTACAAATACACCACCCACCGTTGCAGGTGATAAACATCATGTAATGCTGCCAGCACAGCATTTTCCCGCATATAATTAACCTCCGTCCACACTTGCATCTATCATATTTATCGAGATCAATTCCACATTCATCACAATAATCAGTCATTTATTTCTAAAGGCTTCGGGTAACGATGGCTCTCAAACGATCTGGAACATATTCAATGATCTTAGGATATTCGCGAACTGCTCGGTCACACATTTCTTGTGCCTTGAAATGATCGGGTACTAACATTAATGTCCAGGGATATTCACGAACTACGGCagtacacatttcctgtgtcttgaAATGATCGGGTACTGACATTAATGTCTATGAATTAGCACGGACTATTCGACCAGGCGTTGAGATGATCATTAATGGACATCTTATTATTATACACTAAGAtccatcagcaaaatttttggtGTGGTCATAATTTTGAGTAtgggaatttccctttactcatattctacttttgttgatgtcagcatatataatatatacactATTGCTCATGCGTATTATCGGAAACGGTACTTCTCGGATTATATTTTCGGATGACGTCGGGTTTACCGATTTTGAATGGAGGTTGTGGTGGAAGCGGGGTTTTTAGGGGTAAAGGTGTGGAAGGAGCGAAAACTGGTTATATTCAATGTTTAGTACTACTAAACTCGTGAGCTTTTTGCGCAATAGTGAAAaacgcagtaaaaaaagacccACGGGACCACgaattttacttttatttttggtTACCCTGCGAGAAATTAACACGCGCGAAATTTAAATCGCTAATGTTCTAATTGTTTGGTGTCATTTAAGTCCCAAACTCTTCATTTGCCATTTAAAATCATGCttctaaaagtttaaaactTCCTGGACAATGTGGGGGTTCGACGCAGACGAAAAGAAAGTGTTATTCTCTCCACCGTTGATGTCTTCATAATATTTTAAgccaaaatataaaatttattaaaaatatgaaataaaaggTTTTATACGAACGCTGGTCAAACACAGAAAACGAGCGCTTCTAAAACCAAAAAGAACTGCAAGAAAAAATCTATGCCACTCAAGATTATTTATGCATTTGCTACAGTTATGcactaactttttttaaaaatatttcaaaatgccAGTAGCTCGAAACTAACCAAAAATTGGAAAATATCCAATCGTTCTCTTTAAAGAAATTCCCcacctcaaaatttatgtttACCCCTACATTTTCGCATTCTCCTCATACTGTTGACTGCTTATGCAAGCATATAAAATTTACGCTGTATCCAACCACAAATACCGTGTCTCAAAACTTCTCGTTGACGGTATTTGGCCAACAACCAACTATCAAACGGTAACACCTCAGTTAAGTACTTTGGAACATCGCTGTACACGCTCCAAAACTACACACCCGATCAATTAGATTACACTATGCTGACGACACCAACTGCGAAATGAATATTTAGCTATCACTTTCCACAGCCTCTTGAGTGCAATCTCTTGCAAAATGACCAGTTTCGTGGCatttgtagcattttgaatcAGAGCTTGGGCATGCTCGTGCCATGTGGCCTTTTTCTCCACATCGATAACAAGACACATTGCCCATGCCAGCCCCTGTTGATTCATTTGGGCAATCCCTTGCATAGTGACCACTTTCGCCACATTGGTAACAAGAATCACCACCACTACCACTACCAACACCACCACTTCTTTCTGTCTCAGTGCAATCTCTCTTAACGTGACCAGCCTTGCCACAATTGTAGCATTTTTCTTCTTCCGATTCGCAATCGCGGGCGTAGTGACCAGTCATTCCACAGCGAAAACATTTGGTTCGGTTGCCACCACCAAAACCACTGCGACCTTTTCTACAATCACGTGATATATGTCCACTCCTGCCACAAGTGTAGCATGTTCGGGAATCAAAGTTGCCAGCATTTCCACCAGAGCTGCAGTCACGAGCAACATGCCCAACTTCTCCACAAGTATAGCATTCCTTATCTAAAATAACAACATGGTATAGGATATATAATAATTACTAAGTATGTATTCACCAGTCTTTAGAGGATGAAACATtttcagtatatatatttttgttggcAATCTTTGAACACCAGCGTTTCCCAGTATAGttattttctattatttctgAACAGAAGCATGCACACCAAAGCCTACAGGTGTGGATTATTTTCACTGGGGGCTACTAAAACAAAAGAACCAAAATTGATAAACTTTGGCCTCAGCTTAATCAATTATGGTAAATCATTTATTagaataaaattgaaaattaaattataaaagtGTTCTGCATTAGAATTGCCATATATCTTAGTCGTTGAGGAAGTCAAGGAAGCTAACTGTATGGAAAACGTTGCAAAAATAATGTCAGCGTTTGTGCAAGGAGCCACTAAAATTGGAGATAGAAAAAGTTAATTTGTACTgttttttgcaaatttaaaaaaatgccaGATTTTGTCAACAGGGGTACCAAAATTTAGGCTGCCATTTTGAAAatctttgtagctagctatataaagaCAATCATTGAATTTAGACTATAGATTAATGCATATCAGTATATATACCAGTTCAGGATAAGGTACAGATATGGAAACAGTTTTCATGTTGAGAAACAGTTTCTATAttccttaatttttttgtaaaaaaatagaaaatagttTTCGAAGACGGAAACCGAATTCAGTTATTCCATCTTCCACAAGAGaccttataattttttaaatataaaaatattatatggaTGCAGGGTGTACTACAGGGTTTCTCTTACTAATGGAGTTCCTCATAAATTTTCTTTGTCTTAGAGCTATTTTATCCCCGCAAACACAGAAACAGTTTACAAAGTCAGAAACAATACACCTCTTCACATTTAAGTTGTTCACTCACTTTCTGTatcaaaaaaggaagtaaacagagtgAAATTAATAAGGCTATTTCTGAGTAAAGTAATTAGTCTCACAGCATAAaaattttgtatgtttttaGCAGTAACCATACGTAAAACATATGTAAAGGAATTGTAACTTTTCTTTAGAAAAACTTCATGGTTAAAGCCTTCTAAATTCACAACAGTTTACTTCCTTATTTCAGTTCTCAATAAGAGCATCGTAACAAAGGAAAGAGGcgaacttgtgtttttttgttttacgaaaaaacacataaaatttggtttCCATATCTGTAGCTACCTTATCCCTGGCTGGTATACGGTGAATGCTGGTATTGTTCTGCCCTGATTGCAAAAACCGCCTGTTTACAACcaggacagccggattatgtacgcatggtcctattatgttttttttgcactggttatgtcgtggtgaccggattatgaacgctgatataatggctggccaggcaggctgtgattggcattttcttccaacttttgtgaattaaacattctctggaagatagaacacccctaaaaactagacatgaCGAAAGAAATAAGTCctgacgtaattcttagtataaagtACTCTTGTAGTAattacatttcaacataatactttgaagcaactaaatttcacagaacctaaattattctatttgcaggaattaagtttggtgaaaagttattaaaattgCGAATcctaaaatttagtatttgccacaaaatttcgtttcatttgagaacaacaacaatgacgaatgatataaaagcagtCGGCCcagattatatttgttctataagtcttgaataatatttgactttcATACATAAGCCGAccttccccgattatgtgcgttttataaagtgagaaataatataaaaatatcgtatataagccggtcggccccgattatgttcattctataataagtgagaaataatattagactgtcgtaTACAAACTGGCCTggcctgattatgttccttttataagtgccaaataatattttttgagtaataagccggcctgtcctgattatgttgccctgattatgtaattcctgccctgttcttaaccagggcaagctgccgtactcgatcaggccaatgttcattatccgggcagaacagtaTCAGTTTAAACAATTAATATCTTTCTTTCGCAGTTGTTTCTTGTTCTTGTTTTGTATTAAGCAAAACATGCTTTATAACTAGATGGATGGCTATGATCGACCGTTGGGCGAAAACATTAACTCACATATCCCACACATAAATAGCAACACATTCTATGAATTCTGATCTTAATACCTGTTTTTTGGCCGTCAGTTGCATCTGGACATTCTCTGGCATAGTGGCCTTCGTTTCCACATTTGTAACAGTTAGACATGATATCTACTCCTCTCAGTCTCCTAATATTTCCTTTGGTTTCGTAGCATGAAACTGCACACACGTCAGCATCGATTTCCCGGTCAAATCAAAGGAAGCCCTGTTAAAAATTTCTTCAATTAGTGGATGAAGTACATGCCTGGTTGGCAACTAACAGTTACTTCATGCAGTAAACAAAAAGAGATTCTAAATTGTACAccatagttttaattttaaaattcttaattttACTATACGAATTATTTGTTGAAAATAGCATGCGTTCTAGAAATTAGAAACCACCTTTGTTTAGATTTTTATGCTGCATCGAGAGACGAATAATTTTGGTTTGAATGACTATCCTCCTCTGCCGGTTTTTACTGCAGTGCCGAAGTAGCCAGcaacaatataattttttgctgtagctgttctgcccggataataaacgctgtcctgattatgtacgGCAGCTTGTCCCGGTTAAGAATAgcgcagaaaatacataatcagggcaataTAATCAGGACAGGtctttggcacttataaaaggaacataatcaggacaggccggttTATGTACGACGGtctaatattatttggcacttataaaaggaacataatcagggcaggccggcttatgtacaata is a genomic window of Hydractinia symbiolongicarpus strain clone_291-10 chromosome 14, HSymV2.1, whole genome shotgun sequence containing:
- the LOC130625366 gene encoding DNA-binding protein HEXBP-like translates to MSNCYKCGNEGHYARECPDATDGQKTDKECYTCGEVGHVARDCSSGGNAGNFDSRTCYTCGRSGHISRDCRKGRSGFGGGNRTKCFRCGMTGHYARDCESEEEKCYNCGKAGHVKRDCTETERSGGVGSGSGGDSCYQCGESGHYARDCPNESTGAGMGNVSCYRCGEKGHMARACPSSDSKCYKCHETGHFARDCTQEAVESDS